Proteins from a single region of Pyrus communis chromosome 6, drPyrComm1.1, whole genome shotgun sequence:
- the LOC137737723 gene encoding probable WRKY transcription factor 57 isoform X1, protein MDDDNEKRHPLTTTEFTTQSTWTPDSDSAYFFNTHDRDNNILSEFGWIFNPDASKPDDCFPCLDPIAAAADTSDLAGTTSSGPLVLENNSSSSSAAFGSPDPAPVVGSASTNPSASTSSSEDPPERSTGSGGKPPPEIPSKVKMKGPKRIRQPRFAFITKSEVDHLEDGYRWRKYGQKAVKNSPFPRSYYRCTNTKCTVKKRVERSSQDPTTVITTYEGQHCHHTVAFPRGGVIGHESGFAGHQLAQLPPASQFMYYPTIRPREITSPINLTPTSSHQVVVPRHDDDQAAGGSSHSTDPQLTPPLPTDEGLLGDIVPPGMRN, encoded by the exons ATGGACGACGACAACGAAAAACGACATCCACTAACCACGACCGAGTTCACGACTCAGTCCACCTGGACTCCCGACTCGGACAGCGCCTACTTCTTCAATACCCACGACAGAGACAACAACATACTCAGCGAGTTCGGCTGGATTTTCAACCCGGACGCCTCCAAACCCGATGACTGCTTCCCCTGCCTCGACCCCATCGCCGCCGCCGCCGACACGTCCGATTTGGCGGGAACTACTAGTAGTGGTCCTCTTGTTTTGGAgaacaacagcagcagcagcagcgccGCCTTTGGGAGCCCCGACCCGGCCCCTGTTGTCGGATCCGCTTCGACCAATCCGTCAGCGTCTACGAGCTCCAGCGAGGATCCGCCTGAGAGGTCTACAGGCTCCGGTGGCAAACCACCGCCCGAGATACC GAGTAAGGTTAAAATGAAGGGGCCGAAGAGAATCCGGCAGCCACGATTCGCATTCATAACAAAGAGTGAAGTTGATCATCTTGAGGATGGCTACCGTTGGCGGAAATATGGTCAGAAGGCTGTTAAAAATAGCCCCTTTCCAAG GAGCTATTATCGCTGCACAAATACCAAATGCACGGTGAAGAAAAGAGTTGAGCGTTCCTCTCAAGATCCCACAACTGTAATTACCACATATGAAGGCCAACACTGTCATCATACAGTTGCATTCCCTCGTGGGGGAGTCATTGGTCATGAATCTGGCTTTGCAGGCCACCAGTTGGCTCAGCTGCCTCCAGCCTCACAGTTCATGTATTATCCAACAATTCGACCCAGAGAGATAACTAGTCCTATTAATTTGACCCCAACCTCGTCGCACCAAGTAGTAGTCCCACGTCATGACGATGATCAAGCTGCAGGAGGATCATCCCACTCCACTGACCCTCAGCTAACCCCACCTCTTCCTACAGACGAAGGGCTTCTTGGAGACATTGTACCTCCTGGGATGCGAAATTGA
- the LOC137737723 gene encoding probable WRKY transcription factor 57 isoform X2: MTASPASTPSPPPPTRPIWRELLVVVLLFWRTTAAAAAPPLGAPTRPLLSDPLRPIRQRLRAPARIRLRGLQAPVANHRPRYRKIFCRSKVKMKGPKRIRQPRFAFITKSEVDHLEDGYRWRKYGQKAVKNSPFPRSYYRCTNTKCTVKKRVERSSQDPTTVITTYEGQHCHHTVAFPRGGVIGHESGFAGHQLAQLPPASQFMYYPTIRPREITSPINLTPTSSHQVVVPRHDDDQAAGGSSHSTDPQLTPPLPTDEGLLGDIVPPGMRN, encoded by the exons ATGACTGCTTCCCCTGCCTCGACCCCATCGCCGCCGCCGCCGACACGTCCGATTTGGCGGGAACTACTAGTAGTGGTCCTCTTGTTTTGGAgaacaacagcagcagcagcagcgccGCCTTTGGGAGCCCCGACCCGGCCCCTGTTGTCGGATCCGCTTCGACCAATCCGTCAGCGTCTACGAGCTCCAGCGAGGATCCGCCTGAGAGGTCTACAGGCTCCGGTGGCAAACCACCGCCCGAGATACC GTAAAATATTTTGTAGGAGTAAGGTTAAAATGAAGGGGCCGAAGAGAATCCGGCAGCCACGATTCGCATTCATAACAAAGAGTGAAGTTGATCATCTTGAGGATGGCTACCGTTGGCGGAAATATGGTCAGAAGGCTGTTAAAAATAGCCCCTTTCCAAG GAGCTATTATCGCTGCACAAATACCAAATGCACGGTGAAGAAAAGAGTTGAGCGTTCCTCTCAAGATCCCACAACTGTAATTACCACATATGAAGGCCAACACTGTCATCATACAGTTGCATTCCCTCGTGGGGGAGTCATTGGTCATGAATCTGGCTTTGCAGGCCACCAGTTGGCTCAGCTGCCTCCAGCCTCACAGTTCATGTATTATCCAACAATTCGACCCAGAGAGATAACTAGTCCTATTAATTTGACCCCAACCTCGTCGCACCAAGTAGTAGTCCCACGTCATGACGATGATCAAGCTGCAGGAGGATCATCCCACTCCACTGACCCTCAGCTAACCCCACCTCTTCCTACAGACGAAGGGCTTCTTGGAGACATTGTACCTCCTGGGATGCGAAATTGA